One region of Alosa sapidissima isolate fAloSap1 chromosome 1, fAloSap1.pri, whole genome shotgun sequence genomic DNA includes:
- the LOC121712957 gene encoding butyrophilin subfamily 1 member A1-like: MVGCILRDMLLPRLCLMLVVLHAEETVASVSFSILVPGEKILASPGDTITLPCSVSPTFHPSEVRWYRPDKYNTPILLYKKLQVEEQEAADTQYTGRASLIGALEEGNASLKLDNLSASDSGEYVCYIQHDSWYERGRVLTEVRVLGSVPLISITDRGNGQVNVTCVSEGWSPQPTFTWRNRKGIEIKKGLNEVHSKDDQGLTTVSSWMLVSPSDSDGLFCSVGLPDQEMMESRVALHLSREQTCTPTGAWKDVVIAILALCLLGVGIYHLHKKGFIKWLLSQKNRNRKEATDEEIVKFGQEEQMEHRANSNSCTEPTNSKELSEGTTEEIHSEKPPEKPKGEDKETNTEVDVSQTPEWDEAKQHKVLKLIVDEKTVPPSLTVKGKGATVYCPQPEKIHGHDNYFPHVLCTGPLSSGQYYWEVEMKKPDKQSWYVGVCSTTAAKLTPRVPITPENGFWVLHYEKGTGLFANTKPPLLVPTVKQLCKLGVYLNSSKKGIHTMSFFNAENGWPLCSFKYFKESGGLTPVLSPGLRDKYPLTVC; this comes from the exons ATGGTTGGATGTATCTTAAGAG ATATGTTGCTCCCTAGGCTTTGTCTGATGCTGGTTGTTCTCCATGCTGAGGAGACTGTGG CCTCAGTGTCCTTCTCTATCCTGGTTCCTGGTGAGAAGATCCTGGCCTCACCTGGAGACACCATAACTTTGCCCTGTTCAGTCTCTCCTACGTTTCACCCAAGCGAGGTACGCTGGTATCGCCCGGACAAATATAACACCCCAATTCTGCTCTACAAGAAGCTTCAGGTTGAGGAACAAGAGGCTGCTGACACTCAGTACACAGGCAGGGCATCTCTAATTGGGGCACTTGAGGAGGGGAACGCTTCCCTGAAACTGGATAATCTCTCTGCGTCAGACAGTGGGGAGTATGTGTGCTACATACAACATGATAGTTGGTATGAAAGGGGACGTGTGCTGACAGAGGTTAGAG TTCTAGGCTCTGTCCCACTCATATCCATCACTGATAGAGGCAATGGGCAGGTGAATGTTACCTGTGTTTCAGAGGGTTGGTCTCCACAGCCCACTTTCACCTGGAGAAACAGAAAAGGAATTGAGATTAAAAAAGGCCTTAACGAGGTTCATTCAAAGG ATGACCAGGGCTTGACGACAGTGAGCTCCTGGATGCTCGTCTCACCCTCGGATTCAGACGGACTCTTCTGCTCTGTGGGTCTGCCTGATCAGGAGATGATGGAGAGCAGGGTGGCTCTGCACCTCTCAAGAGAGCAGACATGCACCCCAACAG GAGCTTGGAAAGATGTTGTCATTGCTATTCTAGCATTGTGTCTCTTGGGGGTTGGCATATATCATCTACACAAAAAAG GTTTTATTAAATGGCTTCTATCTCAGAAGAACAGGAACAGAAAAG AAGCCACGGATGAAGAAATCGTTAAAT TCGGACAAGAGGAGCAGATGGAACATAGAG CAAACTCAAACTCATGCACAGAACCTACAAACTCTAAAGAGTTAAGTGAAGGCACAACTGAGGAAATTCATTCAG AGAAACCTCCAGAGAAACCTAAAGGGGAAGACAAAGAGACAAACACAGAAGTAGATGTCTCACAAACACCAG AATGGGACGAGGCGAAGCAACACAAAG TACTAAAACTAATTGTGGACGAAAAAACTGTCCCTCCTTCACTGACAGTGAAAGGAAAGGGTGCGACGGTGTACTGTCCTCAACCAGAGAAAATACATGGCCATGACAATTACTTCCCTCATGTTTTGTGTACGGGACCACTAAGCTCAGGGCAGTACTACTGGGAGGTGGAAATGAAGAAGCCAGACAAACAGTCCTGGTATGTAGGGGTGTGCAGCACCACAGCAGCAAAGTTGACACCCAGAGTCCCTATAACCCCAGAGAACGGCTTTTGGGTGCTGCATTATGAAAAGGGAACAGGACTATTTGCCAACACAAAACCACCTCTTCTTGTGCCTACAGTAAAGCAGCTCTGCAAACTTGGGGTGTACTTAAACTCCAGTAAAAAGGGCATTCACACTATGTCATTTTTTAATGCTGAGAACGGATGGCCCTTGTGTTCCTTTAAGTATTTCAAAGAGTCAGGTGGGCTGACACCTGTTCTAAGTCCCGGACTAAGAGACAAATATCCTCTCACTGTATGCTAG
- the si:dkey-117m1.4 gene encoding uncharacterized protein si:dkey-117m1.4, translating into MKMAETVRSLFDYREPPTLDSDGEGSKPQPPRGRGCGRKRKGTPVKVCDRVFATEDDEESTSEHSYCPGEGQYQGAEGGRHKLPAPEGPYYIADSGQLCVSEQGEEGDSGARGPVLYPSTPNCRIREVHCGNQVRLVVIAIRDITKGEEITVDYSLTEWGENAMGFHGTVPPAGFECNSDPENGIKKEDEAGQVPVSVSDYLTPSWSLSPSSSPLSHSDGSDSDCEEDEDEEGANGSGQRGRAQHRHKKRRPNPSLALASACPKKKPPQPRPPGRPPGCSATASASSAASGIPRSLPSSPPQPPQPSRPLFKCPAPAVGASGVHLRIPMPYKQCCVYCGRHFRSLQRHLDKHHTHQPDVRAALERAHAQPHPSAHPTHLHASLPSSSSSSSSYARDGPAAGGGATALVIPSAPPRHAPSPNSRRSPALSPGPRKSPAPIVTTPPRRGGVPVSVLKRSPPMQVVSPPRKAGRKVKKEREEEVEEAERRPKEEEVPTPIYMEHKEVLEMQQQQQASQPRPLPAVTPDEDEDDENGMGDYDSGADDKKDIMSSRRPHIMPLLSSLSSLVLYLRRLQHSAFISLSRSPQSAEAWRLLCHSSLALLILYNRRRECEVSKLTINEYQSRITPQCPVPVPPGAPPALTPLEASLSPFERLVLPHLPRVGVQGKRGRVQPLILPPHSEACLDMLLQTRPGVGVDPLNPFVFARPYHSPATPLRGTDLLRSLARSSGTRNPRALTQTRVRRQVAILTQLLLLAEAEEEAQKGAAVQRLEGFLHREYHVTQSCAGISQDPGLMGLIGRVVLCGERDGVLFRGMSLHHICLELDVMSANSGDSFSEESDSEQGKEKMVSVTPAAMIMMKKGSPNGKSPRPKKMNGASPFSPGRKRGSGQPKPGKRGVLKRPWSEAERAAVESHLTRNIAELRVPAKADCERCLELCPLLVSNRRDWRAIKFYCHNRIQLLKKTRQREGNSSDPLPIC; encoded by the exons ATGAAAATGGCGGAGACCGTACGCTCGTTATTCGACTACCGAGAGCCGCCGACACTGGACAGCGATGGAGAGGGCAGCAAGCCACAACCTCCGCGAGG ACGTGGCTGTGGAAGGAAAAGGAAAGGGACCCCAGTGAAAGTGTGTGATCGTGTTTTTGCCACAGAGGATGATGAAGAGAGCACCTCAGAGCACAGTTATTGCCCAG gtgaAGGTCAGTACCAGGGAGCAGAAGGGGGCAGGCACAAACTCCCCGCTCCAGAGGGCCCGTACTATATAGCAGACTCCGGACAGCTCTG tgtgtctgaacagggagaggagggggacagTGGTGCGCGGGGGCCTGTTCTCTACCCCTCCACCCCTAACTGCCGCATCCGGGAGGTGCATTGTGGGAATCAGGTGCGGCTTGTCGTCATAGCCATCCGCGACATCACTAAGGGAGAGGAGATAACGGTGGACTACAGTCTGACTGAATGGGGCGAGAACGCAATG GGTTTCCATGGCACCGTGCCTCCGGCCGGCTTCGAGTGTAACTCTGACCCTGAGAATGGTATCAAGAAG GAGGATGAGGCTGGGCAGGTGCCGGTCTCCGTCTCTGATTACCTCACTCCATCCTGGTCCCTCTCTCCGTCTTCGTCTCCACTGTCGCACTCCGACGGCAGCGACTCTGACTGTGAGGAagacgaggacgaggagggTGCCAACGGCTCAGGCCAGAGGGGCCGTGCCCAGCACCGCCACAAGAAGCGCCGGCCGAACCCCTCACTGGCCCTGGCTTCCGCCTGCCCCAAGAAGAAGCCCCCGCAGCCGCGGCCTCCGGGCCGCCCGCCCGGCTGCTCAGCCACGGCCTCTGCGTCTTCGGCGGCCTCTGGCATTCCCCGCTCGCTGCCGTCCTCTCCGCCGCAGCCACCTCAGCCGTCACGCCCGCTCTTCAAGTGTCCAGCGCCGGCTGTGGGTGCCAGCGGGGTCCACCTGCGCATCCCCATGCCCTACAAGCAGTGCTGCGTGTACTGTGGCCGCCACTTCCGCTCACTGCAGCGCCACCTGGACAAGCACCATACCCACCAGCCGGACGTGCGGGCGGCCCTGGAGCGCGCCCACGCCCAGCCGCACCCCTCGGCACACCCCACGCACCTCCACGCCTCCctgccttcctcctcctcctcctcttcgtcttACGCCCGAGACGGCCCTGCTGCCGGCGGAGGAGCGACGGCCCTGGTGATCCCGTCAGCCCCGCCTAGACACGCCCCTTCTCCCAATTCCAGGAGGAGCCCCGCCTTGTCCCCTGGGCCCCGCAAGAGCCCGGCCCCGATAGTGACAACTCCACCCAGGAGGGGCGGGGTCCCAGTGTCTGTGTTGAAGAGGAGCCCACCCATGCAGGTGGTGAGCCCACCCAGGAAGGCAGGACGGAAggtgaagaaggagagagaggaggaggtggaggaggccgAGAGGAGGcccaaggaggaggaggtgcccACACCCATCTACATGGAGCACAAGGAGGTGCTGgagatgcagcagcagcaacaagcCTCTCAGCCACGCCCACTCCCAGCGGTCACTCCAGATGAGGATGAGGACGACGAGAACGGCATGGGCGACTACGACAGCGGAGCTGATGATAAGAAGGATATCATGAG TTCCAGGCGGCCCCACATCATGCCTCTGCTCTCGTCCCTGTCGTCTCTGGTGCTGTACCTGCGCAGGCTGCAGCACTCGGCCTTCATCTCACTGTCTCGCTCACCACAGTCGGCCGAGGCCTGGCGCCTGTTGTGCCACTCCAGCCTGGCGCTGCTCATCCTCTACAACCGCCGGCGTGAGTGCGAGGTCTCCAAGCTCACCATCAATGAGTACCAGTCGCGCATCACACCGCAGTGCCCCGTCCCGGTGCCCCCCGGCGCGCCGCCGGCCCTCACGCCGCTGGAGGCCTCGCTCTCTCCGTTCGAGCGCCTGGTGCTGCCCCACCTGCCACGCGTGGGCGTGCAGGGCAAGCGCGGCCGCGTGCAGCCACTCATCCTGCCGCCACACTCGGAGGCGTGCCTGGACATGCTGCTGCAGACGCGGCCCGGTGTGGGCGTGGACCCGCTCAACCCGTTCGTCTTCGCCCGGCCATACCACTCTCCGGCGACGCCGCTGCGCGGCACCGACCTGCTGCGGAGCCTGGCGCGCTCCAGTGGCACGCGCAACCCACGCGCCCTCACGCAGACACGCGTGCGCCGGCAGGTGGCCATCCTCacgcagctgctgctgctggccgaGGCCGAGGAGGAGGCGCAGAAGGGCGCCGCCGTGCAGCGCCTGGAGGGCTTCCTGCACCGCGAGTACCACGTCACCCAGAGCTGCGCCGGCATCAGCCAGGACCCAGGCCTGATGGGGCTCATCGGCCGCGTGGTGCTCTGCGGCGAGAGAGACGGCGTGCTCTTCCGCGGGATGAGCCTGCACCACATCTGCCTCGAGCTGGACG TGATGTCAGCAAACTCTGGGGACTCATTTTCAGAGGAGTCTGACAGCGAGCAAGGGAAGGAGAAGATGGTGTCAGTGACCCCGGCGGCCATGATTATGATGAAGAAGGGCTCGCCCAACGGCAAGTCCCCGCGTCCCAAGAAGATGAACGGAGCGTCGCCGTTCTCTCCCGGCCGCAAGAGAGGCTCTGGCCAGCCCAAACCag GGAAACGTGGTGTGCTGAAGCGGCCGTGGTCGGAGGCAGAGAGGGCAGCCGTGGAGTCACACCTGACGCGGAACATCGCTGAGCTGCGCGTGCCTGCCAAGGCTGACTGTGAGCGCTGCCTGGAGCTCTGCCCCCTGTTGGTGAGCAACCGGCGGGACTGGAGGGCCATCAAGTTCTACTGCCACAACCGCATCCAGCTGCTCAAGAAGACCCGGCAGAGAGAGGGCAACAGCTCTGACCCCCTGCCCATCTgctaa